Genomic window (Nicotiana sylvestris chromosome 7, ASM39365v2, whole genome shotgun sequence):
atagaaatcaaagGGGACAATCTCTCCACCAGCCCAAAAACTGATCATATCAAAACCCGGGAGTTAATAAAAGGCAATAACAAGATCCAAAAATAGTGACCAGCCATAAGCAGCGCATTACTAGCCCACCAGAGTACAAGCTAAACTATATTCATAATAGTTCAGCCAATATATACTGAAGATAATTTAAGCTGTCCCAAAACCCTCTGATATAAAACTAACCCAAGCATATAAAACTAACCCAAGCATCCACCAGTCTGATGCAGCATAGCATCAATTTCATCCCCATCCTCCATCTCGAGCTGTCAAAAAGAATATGGAAAAAGTAATGAGACAACACATTACAGATTCTATGACGATTAGGGATACGAGGAAGGATATTTTCAATATGAGAGGCAGGAAGAAGAGTGTTGGTTGGTGAAGAAAAAGGGAGAGACAGAAACCTCATCAGGAGTTTGCTCGCTCCTAAGACGACGGCCATCAAACAAGAATGCAATAGAGTTGAAATCCACAGACTGCCTATCACAGTAAGCATTCATGAGCTTCTTCAGCTGTGTGCTTTTCTTGATCCTGAAAAACACCTCATTTCCGTCCTACAAAAATTGGTCAACTTCAGAGACTCCGTATACTTGAATATGGATTATTGTCAGTCAGAAATTTTTCCACAAGAACTTTTGAGGATTCTTGACCAACTTTGGCTATATAAATTAgccaaaacaagcaagaaaatgaacaaactagaaaaaacaAGAAGCAGAGTGTTCTTAAATACTACAGACATCATTAGTTATTCTGCTTTTAGTCAAAGATCATCAGGTTTCTCTTCTATACAGTGTCATCTAAAAAGACGAGACGTGTTCAAAAATCAATACATTCAacatttatttttcaatttttgcttTCATTGTTTTGCCTACTCTTTTTGAACTTTCTCCTGAAGGAAGTTAAGTTTTCAGATGCTTAATGTATCCGTTATGCCACAGAAAAGAACAAAATAGGGAATTAAGCATGAGAAAATGAACAATGGTGCGATAGAAGGGGGTGGATTTTGCCAAGCAGATATACCTAGTTACTACATATTACGATAATGGAAGCAGAAGTGGATTTGTATCGTTATTCACAAACCATAGATTTACCATGTCAACTCAGAACACACTAATAATATTTTTATGATGACGGTATTCCGACCGGCTTGCGTGCATCAATTATTCCACCAGATACATGCTGCCTCCCACTAGCACAGGTACCGGACGAAGAAATCATCTATGTCTTTTGCCTATGCTAGAATTTGAACTTGATATCTCACGGTTCTCCTCCCACTCTATTAACCACTAGGCCACAAGCTTGGGTGCACAACACATTAAAAATATTCGAGTCAAGGACTAATAAACATAAGACAAGCACACTACATGGAGCAACCATATATCTACATGATATCTTCATTTCACAAGGCCTTTTTAGTTTGGTGATGAACTCTTTAACTATAGCAGATATTCGAATAAACAAGTATACTAAACTGATCGAGAACTGCCATAGCTAAACTGACTGTGCATTGGCCTCTTGCCATCAGTTGTCAGCAGGAAAAAGAAAGCTAAAGTCCATACTCTCCTAGTCTCCTTTATCAACTACCATCCATTAAAAAATTTACTGAGTACCGTAAATTAAATTGAATATCTGAATTTCATTGGAAGTGTACAAAGGGTAACAACCTAACAGTGTATAAAGATAAAGATCCAGTTGGTTATGGAGCAATAAACTATTTAATTCTACCCATCTGAGTaaatggagaagaaaaaattaattcaaaatatTCAAGACACTCAGATTAACGTGGTTTCAAGGTGGATTTCAGGATCAACTACGTATTTTCAACAGTAACCAAAGGCCATAATCGCAAAGTACAACTACAGAAAATCCAATTTCTCCAACTAGAACGGTGCAAAACGGTTCATGGCAACAAAATAGAAACACCAATGCACTGCCTATGAGAAAAGGAAAAGTAAAACATTCAATCAATTCAAATCTTCAATATAAATATCATACAATAAATCTTAAAATGACAAAGTAATAGGATGCAGAAAACATAATAGCAGTGATTAACCCCCCCCCTCTCAGTGACTCCAAAATTAGAAACCAACCACAAATTAGATACCCCAAATCTTTTAGGGTACAAAACATACTTTAACCAGAGAATAGCTATAATTATAATATTCTAAAGCTCGCAGATGCAAAAAGGCAGTGTTTTTAGAGTTTCTCTAACACTCTATTTGGATCATTGTTCCCCGtcgttttataatgtattgtatCGTTTTTGAATACAATGattggatagattgtattgtttgttattgttgaacAATATTTTGCTGTTTGGTTTGACTGTATCGTACTGTACTATAACTAataagtttactaaaataccctcaattgtttaaatattatatttatcaaaaattatgcataaaaataattttaaaaaacaaaacagaagagGGGAAAACACCTTAAGAAAGCAGAACAAAGGAGCTAGACAGAAGAAGGCAAAACAAAGGAGCACAACTAATTACAATTGAGTTAaaagtaaattaggagaaaaaataAAACGGAAGGAGGCAAAACACCTTTAACATTGGCGGCAGAAGTTCTGGAAAAAAACAAAGTAGGTTATTGGTTGGAGATTTGGAGttaaattagaaaaaaaggtAAAAAGTAAAATAGAATTATGGAGTAATAAGTTAGGGCATaattggaaaaaaagaaaaggaaacaaccccaccacaccaaatcggttgttTCAAAAAAGGGAACTTTTCATTGTTCCGAAACAATGgatttaacaatacaatacaaccaattttaatgaaacaatcaaaataaatattgttTTGTgataacaatacaatacgatacaatgggaacaaccatccaaacaagctgtaaagcTCATATACCTAAGAAAGAGTAACATATTACATGTACTGCTTTAACTGGAACTAGAACAGAAATATTCTGCTGCAAAATAAGAGTTAAAAGAGAAGACATTACTAACATTTGGTTAACCAGAACGATCAAAGACAGATGCAACAAAATATAAAGGCAGACCAagcgaaaaagaaaagaaagaaatagagGAGAAAAACCCTAAAAGCAAAACCTAGTGTACCCAAAACAAATTTTAAACCCTTAATAACAGTAGCCAATTGCATAAAACCGGAAAAACCCCCGAAGTGATTGCAGCCAAACGAAAAAGAAAATGTAAAGCATACGTAAAAGGGAGAAAAAGAAAGACCTGGCCCTTGACTTTGAGGTTGATATGAGCGGCCTGATCGGCTGGCTTTTTGTCCTCTTCTTGTTGAGTGACTCCTGATCCCGACATTCTCTCTTCTTCTCTTCTCACTTAATATTCCTGCAATTTCTTTTTTCCTATGAAACCTTCTTATACCTCAGGAGTCGCAGCCTTATGAGTACACGGTCTAGATTCGTTTCTAATTTAATCTGGCGGACGATATTGTTCTGTGCAATACGACGTCGTTACTTGCCCCGGAAGGATGAAGAAAACCAAAGGACTAATATTTAGAGGGTGTACAATTGTTTTTTtcttaaaaagtaaaagaaaaacatTAATAACTTAGATTACAGAAATATTTAAGTTGCATACTATGTTTGTATCGAACAAATCTCGTCCGTACTTTATTATTGATGAACGTATCGGATTAAATCGTAACTTTTACAAAGGATTTTTTCTATAGATacaaaattaagataatatttaGCTGATTTAGCCTGGTTTCTATTAACAAAAAATAACTagatattttataaaaaatatacaaatccggacaaaaatttataatttatatacaatagtTATGGACAGGGGCATAGGCATCTTGCTTGAAGTTGTatgtaaaaataataaataaaattaaaatattgcGTATAAATGTTAAAAATGACATTGCTTGCCATTATAataatttattcatttgttcaCTTCTTTAAATATTGACACTGCTTATGAAAATTCATGTGTACGTCATTGGTTATAGAGTATAACTTTGTTGTTATACATAATCAATCAAACTATAATTTGTACATAATTTTTTATTATACAGAATCAGTCAAACAAATACAACTTGCATACAACTTGAATACAATTATGTtagttgtatatattttatatatcatTTGTACACCCGATATATAATTTGTATACAATTTATTTATATCTTCTTATTCGAGTTTTAATTTGAAATTCCAACCAAAACCAACTCGAGTTTTTACTAAGCTTCCTCAAAATTGAGATTAACTTGAAAGAATATTCTCAATCATTTGCAATAACATCCAATCTAAACAAATAGCAATTTCACAAATTTTGATTTTCGAATTTAAAGCTTCGGAACTTTTTAATAACTATTAATGAAGCTTTTAATAAATTTTATGTTTATTTAGCACTAGTAACTAATAAGTGTATTCTTTTAAGTTTTTCTTTGTAAATATTATTGTAATTATTTTTTGGCTTCAAAAACTTTAGAAAATGATCTATCGGTTCACCTACTTTAATTTTACGTAAAAAAATGAATGATTAAGTAATTACTTTGTAGTCTAGGATCTTCTAATTACGAAAAGTGTGAATATTCTTTTGTGTCTTGTGTTATGGAATAGATATGCGATGCCCGTGCTGAGCACGAGTCCAATATGGCAAATTAAATGCCTTTtaacattttaataaaatttctcACAGCATTAAGCACAGTAAAAACAATGTTTAGCAACTGAAATATAAAATaatgtattttaaaaaaaaaaaaacttgaaaaagatTAGAAGGAGTTACAGAAGTACTAAGGAAATCACTAACTAAATAGCGACATGCATAGCTGGAAACGATGAATGTTTCAAGTATTTATATTGTTCGACTCTCTGTTAGCCATGGGATTGAGGGTGGGGAGTCTCAGTTATTAGGAGAATTAACGTATTCCCTTGAAGCAACCTTGAGCCGTATTGTTGGCTTCATTTAGCATCCATAACTCTGAACGAGGAGACAATTTTTTTCTTTCATCAACATCCTTAAGCTAATTTTATTGAAGGAATTTATAATACTTAGTAAAAGAATTAGATCTTACCTCCGTAAAATGTTCAGACACCAAACATGAAAGGATGAGCTATCTTATACTCCCTTAGGttcactttaattgatttttttgactcatttcacacatattaagaaattaattaacaacaaaattaaaaatataacaaatattctcattgttgccttgttgccttgttgacttgtattctcccggtgaagtCTCTTTGTTGAGTTGTGATCTCAGACACTTTcctttttcttcaggtggacgcctgattgctgaattcaaattataatctgagatgatttcctttctccaggtggacgcctgattgccaaaacttgaattgtattcccgtgctctccaggtaggcgcctgattgctgaacttgaattgtattctcatgctctccaggtgggctcttgactgctgaacttgaattgtattcccgtgctctccaggtgggctcctgactgctgaaattgaattgtattcccgtgctctccaggtgggcgcctaactactgaacttgaattgtattcccgtgctctccaggtgggcgcctatttgttgaacttgaattgtattcccgtgctctccaggtgggcgcctgattgctgaacttgaattgcttctccctattctccaagtgggtacctgatttcaacaaaaatagacaaaacaaagaaaattttctaccccagtttggtagttgggcacatatgtgagtgttacactaaatcatattaccaaatattactaagaatttgaaagctagatcccgttatccaggaggatcctgacaTCTCCTAATTAAATGACAGTTTAAATCTATATTATATCTCCTAAAGGTATTACtttcgctacatcttgttatctaagccgATCTTAAAACTACACCCCATTATCCAGAAAGGTCccgacaactcttaattaaacgacaattttaaatctaagttatatcttctgaaggtattacttccgctacatcttgttatctaagaaagtattaaagttgaatcccattatccaggagggtcctgaaagtcaaAAATTAAGTATTATCCTAAGGGTGACAATTTTTACGGCTGGATTACACTACCCTACaatagaacttacgctaaatcttgttatccaacggaaatcttaaagctaagtcccattattcaggagggttcCGATAACTCCAAATTGAATCATATCTCAAacttgcaaactttgaaaccaacttatattcctttgtggtgcatttatgctagattatgctactcatgattgttttgaattctaagctaggtcccattttttaggagggtcctgaaaacttcaaattaaatcccattatccaggcgggtcctgagagtttacggtcaaacctgtctggtgcttgtcTTTCCTTATGGAGGATTTCTCCGAAACAATCGAAACTTTCTGTCCCTGTTTCAATCATagaaaaatcttgtcaatttaaaatgtggtggttagtttgtggcattttTGCTGAAAGTGGCCTCCCCgctgtcgtgctttgttttgactgacttcccctgaactggccaagaaccgcttgacttcccgactgactttcaaacccccatgactttggatgacccgagtgttctatacccaaactgTTGTGTTACATCTTTGACCCATCTGTTTTAACCTCTGCATTTCCCACGACATTACCAAACCATTTCACCGCTGGAACTTCTACTGACCTTTTATCCCACTTCACATCATACTATCTTTAGCAATGCCTTAAACACCCCGTGCTGTATGcaactttggaagttggtagtaagctttgagattccttcttatttgtttaaaCAAAATTGACATTGGGAAcattttagagaaataaacccaaaagagatgaaatgcaatgacttttatagctaaggataagaaaaatccaaaactggaagactatctgaaggggaaaaagaaaagagacttatctgagtggagcagctgataccaatgatcatgacatgcatttcggattaatcggcccagccTGTCCAACCAaccaactttcagttgccatactttgttgccccggagtttccataacctaatttcttcaccaaaaccttgaccttgtttgGCCTGCGGTGccctaaagggttttcaccaacaagcctctctcatttgttcatctctcaactcactttcgccttacggtgcccgtaagggttttcaccaataagactctttcatttttgatttctctcagctcccgtcgccttatggtgcccgtgagggttttcaccaataagactctctcatttttaacatttttctgtttggaccaaagtgttgcccctgatatgaattacctctccttgcttgacttgtcatttctcgaagattgatcggaaggtctttctttggaccgcaatgtgggcttttggatagagTTAGAAAGAatgggtatcaaaggctcaaaacaattcaaatgggttcaaaattacgaTTTTTGGAATCCGATTTCTTGCAATAACCacaaattctgccccaatttctttgcttggggacttttgaatttttttttgatggtaccgaaccatgaggctgcctatgtatcttaaaaggaattaggtcgaacgtagttcatgtcatcgAAACTGCTTtgctgttgtgattttctctttcttttctttctctttttactttctttttctcttctttgttgttttgttatcttcttttcttcttgtttttctttttttttcttttcttctgttctttctcttttcattcttttcctttctctcttttcctttatttgtctttcacgcttgtgtttctgatcatTACTAcggattccaaaagaggggtatgaaaagaaataaacaaggctcaaagggggaacaaaggataaagtgtttagatagcagaacaaaatgccttcgtcattccaatcttcaaaatatgccaagtacaaacaaatacaactTAAACAaataaatcatacataatatctcttgaccgcatcagaattgatggtcatttctacacacttgccttctatatctgttaaatacaaaacaccattagacaacactctagctacgatgaacggcccctgccagtttggggagaacttgccttttgcttcagcctgatgaagaaggatgcgtttcaatactaactgacccacttcaaacttccgtggacgtaccttcttattgaatgctcttgccattctttgttgatacaactggccatgacacactgcttctaatcttttctcatcaattaaactcaactgttccaagcaagttttgacccactcatcatcatcaatttcggcctcagcaacaatccgaagggacgggatttcaatttccgcaggtattactgcctcagtgccatataccaacaaataaggagttgcctcTACTGAaatgcgaacagtagtgcgataacccagcaatgcaaaaagaagcttttcatgccactatctagaaccctccaccattttctgaagtattttttttatattcttgttggctgcctcgactgctctatTCGCCTTGGggagatatggggtggaattgcgatgcatGATCTTAAACTggtgacatacctctttcatcaaataactgttgagattagcaccattatctgtgatgattacctttgggatcccgaaccagcaaatgatatttgagtgcacaaaattgaccactgctttcttggtcacggacttgaaagttttagcttcaacccatttggtgaaataatcaatggccaccagaataaaccggtGCCCATTGGACATtactggctcgattggtccaatgacatccatgccctacgcaacaaaaggccatggtgcagacattgtgtgcaattcagatggtggagcatgaaccaaatctccgtgcacctgacattgatgacacttgctcACAAAACTGATATAATCttactccatagtgagccaataataacctgctcggagaatcttctttgccagcacgtacccactcatgtgtggtccacagactccagaatgtacttcggtcatgatagttgtaGCTTCTCTAgcatctacgcatctcaacaatccaagatcctGAGTCCTTTTGTATAAAACCCCTCTTTTGATCAAGTTCTCTCAACATCTAaccgccgaattgttctcttttgatcacctgtggcttgtaccggatacacccccatcctgatatattccttgatatcattaAACTagggctcaccatcaagttcttcttctaccacattacagtaagcatgctaatcatggacctgaatatgcaatgggtcaacataagccttatctggatgatgtaacattgactccaaggtagccaaagcatcagcaacttcgttatggatccttggaatatgcctgaactctactgatcgaaatcattgacaaagatcatgcaaacattgtcggtacggtatgagtttcaaatctcgtgtttcccattccccttgaatctggtgcaccaaaagGTCCAAGTCCCCAAAGACCAAAACTTCCTagacacccatgtctgcagctaacctcaagcctaaaatgcatgcctcgtattcagccatgttgttagtacaatagaaacgaagctaagccgtaacagggtagtgatgtcctGTACCAGAAATCAATATAGCTCCTATCCcaaacgcctttcatgttagcagctccatcaaagaaaagtttccaacctggctctccAACTTGTTCCGACTCATCAAGGTGCATTACTTTTTCATCGAGGAagtaagttttcaaaggctcatattcttcatccgcggggttctcagccaaatgatcggccaattcCTGGGCCTTCATTgcggtcctagtcacatagacgatgtcaaattctgtaggcataggtttctgaaaaatatactttaacggatccaaacgagagatgaggtaagtagtgtaagatgacaaatagtgcttcaacttctgtgctacccaagttagggcgtaacatgtcctctcaaggtgagtgtacttaacctcgtaagatgtgaacttcttgctgagataatagatggcctgctcattcctgccggtgatgtcatgctgacccagcacacaaccaaacaaattgtccaaaaccgtcaaatacagaatcaaaggtctccctggttctggtggcaccaacacaggtgggtttgacaaatacccctttatcttatcaaatgcttcttgacactcatctgtccacttgaccgcaacatctttcttcaacagtttgaagataggctcacaagttgtcgtaagctgagcaataaacctgctgatgtaattcaacctccctaataaactcatcacctcagttttgttccttgggggtggaaactcttggatagctttgatcttcgatgggtctaattcaatacctcgacgactgactatgaatcccaacaattttccagatggcatatcaaatgcgcattttgcaggattgagcttaagattgtacttgtgaagcctttggaagaattttcaCAAATCTCTGATatgatcagactgctttctagactttatgattacgtcatccacataaacctcgatctccttgtgtaacATGTTGTGGAATATGGTTgccattgccctcatgtaagttgccctagtatttttcaaaccgaaaggcatgaccctgtagcagtatgttccccatggcgtgatgaatgttgtcttctctgtatcttcctcatccattaggatctgatgatagcccgcatagcaatcaACAAAGGACcctatctcatgtttggcgcaattgtcaatcagaatatggatatttggtagtggaaagttgtccttgggcctcgacttgttgagatcacggtaatcaacacacaccctggtcttgccattcTTCTTTGGCACAtgtactacattggctaaccatgtgggatactgagtgacccgaatgaattttgcatcaaactgcttggtgacctcttctttgatcttcacactcatatcagtcttaaatttcctcagcttcttcttgacagaagggaatgtcgggtcagtggacaatttgtgaaccaccaagtcaatGCTTAAACCCGGcctgtcgtcatatgaccatgtaaAGATGTCTTTATACTCAAATAActctttaattatctcttccctgagttgaggtttaAGAtgaacacttatcttagtttctctgatattatccaGGTCCCCTAAATttattgcttctgtatcactcaggttaggcttgggtttttcttcaaaatggcttagttctttactaatctcttcaaagtcCTCATCCTCGTCGTATTACGATTCattatcacactctatttcttgaattactatttcagaattagattggcttttaagactgggccgaagattcctcatgcatgtcatgttattgaaaccagcataaaaagagttgtacaaggaagaaaagaaaacaaaaataaaactgtcaggaatgaggaaaaatagaaattgcatttcattgaaattgaaagataacaaggtttatatatccaaatggacggaacatagaatctgaattacaaccctggaataatccagataaactgaaagaaaattaaagcaaactaccaaaactccttcctggtggggagatgagtagtttcccaattgttaatcattgcactaggcccaacaaattgcacatccgccttgctagaaccctctccagcttccaccatgttcacctcatcgaataatttctcaaacctttcaagtAACTCCTTATCGGGACCAACCATagaactgggaactgttgttgCTAGGCATTTCTTGGTGTCAGGcctaacaaatgatctggagagatgTAGGATGGactttgggaggacccatgccctctgtttcaactttctgtctctttttatgtccgcaattgtgggcttgaaccccaaactaaatgtatccaagtttttggggagagacaccg
Coding sequences:
- the LOC104216545 gene encoding small ubiquitin-related modifier 1-like, whose translation is MSGSGVTQQEEDKKPADQAAHINLKVKGQDGNEVFFRIKKSTQLKKLMNAYCDRQSVDFNSIAFLFDGRRLRSEQTPDELEMEDGDEIDAMLHQTGGCLG